A single window of Candidatus Wallbacteria bacterium DNA harbors:
- a CDS encoding S8 family serine peptidase produces the protein MKKLAIGTGLILLFLFLDLFIKPKEHEHDFAPGLTILSLHDTGQNRKFYVEMQSASQYDTSESAWGDMVSSNEKRDITAEKLNYDFYCQDQVSGKIYSYDNKGQGYQTLSSKKIVNAEIDLSDKKPVPPRTSYTGIGDVVPERLTLRMKSGTLKEKAILLRQYGLDPQLLCGNYLAVNIPAGVDRTKIKEIIEKNDDFKAVEEDKVVKVCAAQDLRPTQWNLRKLGDVKWLGNISTTKEVVVAVLDTGIDRNHEDLDQNNILPGYDFLNMDDDPSDDNGHGTEMAGIMAASWNDFGIDGVFPRMKILPVKVLDNQGYGCYALLVQGIYYAIEHGANIINISAAGHGYSEMLKLAIGAALRSGCTVVAAAGNEGNSEPLFPASYNYVISVGASGPDGLAWSGSTMNSAVDFLAPGVDIPALLPGNKYGTTTGTSAAAAHVSGLSAAISLIQGSADYDQVLAGLRVLSDEHKNLYLSGLPVPVIMGTEEVDDTTESTLGFTFEEDAMLKFCLHMDSDKYGEWRCVHQYISGKAKELIISYSQKMNEEFTKYIGDEFPYKYIIDKPYQEIDEANHEVSEVMKPTQCILKTFTGGTHPKNTEDTTTTDPVRPLDNSPTPFSKINYDKFKSNDHDAQIEAISGNDDIIEGSMEEDMFYWSKDLTQGPFLNAPKSDHLDNLELNALRVVGHHFWRDKEREAGNFDAGLKKGIPNSHAECNYSGPPVVALSMWTEAVACYDKNPAKAYYLLGRVAHLLQDMTTPAHVHNDAHNSAFWGGLDSYEEWAGKVNNENKVYNYVAYCNSDCQKANDCVANFKVYKTAKDLSHCGFTITESDWGDSKKIPDLWKLFYVVAEFTDDYSSDGGTKAGPEGSDKIPGDLSDSELRARGNNLIPLAVAATAELYKMFWKATHPELSAYISPKSPNSFWDAHANDPDLWRFRSFDIWQGKYGEWSSWMPQNEKVNVAKGDYEIEAKDCSSALESYYWMNEKNNKKIVNVKMGTPVELNYQRIFKVTVNYSPKEAFRESYPCQISAYSHYSKNSPSSEQYSGFLSGTVLDIPESAPELIVSFGETTQDFISPRGKGILNSFNRESVVPIVITKSQILPTFSCTDRPRAFVTYFPMSVYYSGGWVLSPIKPDDTSGYWQRAGTYAPLGEYINKDFKIWFRDVGGYIAPEPITFNISTVNADGSPSNVKEQKFMNNVYTKRSRYQPKDLQNDTENSGEYQILYVSIEPAIAVCDGAHWRFVGEQNWRIRQGSELIPRGQDFTVEFQKIPGYSLPDPVSGTIENDDIKITATYNDIRYPLIVNITPPLAKQDYAEWSLAGTADWYSSGKSVLIESGATYDIEFKHLTGWTAPVNVSGTMGSTTEVISVTYSPVYHHLTVTALNDNMPSSAKWQLNGTGESYDLGHSVTYQDGHEFLIHFSFVPGFYQQPDYQGVMSDTNETVEVLYTIQGNTIEVTLGPEKIANLAYWRLIGDTFWKANGDNFVKRPGETYEIEFSLVSGYTKPANCIGTMNETTILPFTYEVLSATWTLETSEATFSPRYGYSLAGITDSVYLIGGTDGTTELKDVWKTKNGTNWTSVTAAAPFSARHNQETVFFSSKMWVIGGVIGNTPEANIWSSTDGKSWTSTAITSQPNPLANKQDFQAVVFGKYCYIIGGQTSDGYTNEVWQSANMTGWTKVTSTKLFTPRAMHKCIVQEDKLFLFGGVGANGYCQDIWYTTDGINWNAWIVPEMGLKHGFSLCSYLNKIRLAGGFGVDTEGNFLWNDAWSSFNGFDWKTDSTNTGLGIRTGHQAFIMADKMWVVGGMTWDGTKYVPQNDVWSCSLDHSNLTVAIDPPAAVTAGAKWRFEYGKWRTNEVFTMEVGTAYTMECNTVPYYWPTQEITTGEITGINKTATHGYSKGNLTVNITPEAAIVDKARWKLTSETEWRESGDSVYIAIGKKYQVMFRPIDGWTTPIPQPTTLVAMGTAVVPAKTGTYAKINHNVTVKLAPPAVATAGKWMINSDNVWRASGTLVACQDYHTYEIRFKDVAEFNTPADFIGKLGTSAVTITSTYEVSNPGKHALTVTLTPSAVVADGGWKLTGEVEWRSSGSSVLVSENTGYIVVFKEVPGYTAPAPAGGTMLKVPLTLPASSSTYQPRHYILTVNTLPSTGQWKRSIDTTWKASGATAEIIQGTGYKVNFNVLTGFYKPADVSVEVDCQSQTLSAEYIPKTQVSKYAYVVNYGPDNLSVINLATNKVVSTIAVGKAPLSAAATPAGDQVYVANAGGSSLSVIATATNTVAATINITYPRFARSNPNGKTIYVTYASGSIEAIDIATKTVKAAVLYSGKCRYLAFSPAGDKLYAAGNMSPVIHVVNTATNIETDSMEVPGYPAQIEIAESGEKAYVNLPWEHKILVINLSDKSSSEIQLAGVSSDMALSPDSQFLYVPYQDLGVIEVIETAGNSLVKTIYDSGRGTYAIAFSYDGTKAYATNCQNDQVLVINSLTHTIASTISLPAGSSPVAIAISGTYATTLQLSSLSLSDSRKNLYVNQALDLSGITVTAKYDDLSEKAVTGTWEIRSGSGTIANKKYTASATPSTVTLVCRYGESGVTKEAECTVTVGTVNHYLTVNLSPAEAITGGAMWKLLSDGVWRTSGSSVSLPEGQAYTIGYKWVTGFSSPANLTGTMGTVETTANGDYQPAAAGSQYAYVAVSNSNEVSVIDVAAGSVIKNIPVGSGPTKTLATQDGKFVYAYVIG, from the coding sequence ATCGTAAATGCTGAAATCGATCTGTCTGATAAAAAGCCAGTTCCTCCAAGAACTTCTTATACCGGAATCGGGGATGTTGTCCCTGAGCGCCTGACCCTGAGAATGAAATCAGGCACTTTAAAGGAAAAGGCGATTCTCTTGAGACAATATGGGCTTGATCCGCAGCTTCTGTGCGGTAATTACCTGGCTGTGAACATACCGGCTGGGGTGGATAGGACGAAAATCAAGGAAATCATTGAAAAAAATGATGATTTCAAGGCTGTGGAAGAGGACAAGGTTGTCAAAGTCTGCGCCGCCCAGGATCTGAGACCAACCCAATGGAATCTGCGGAAATTAGGAGATGTCAAATGGCTCGGCAACATCAGCACTACTAAGGAAGTGGTCGTAGCAGTGCTGGATACTGGAATCGACAGGAATCACGAGGATCTGGACCAGAACAATATACTGCCAGGTTATGACTTTTTGAACATGGATGATGACCCTTCTGATGACAATGGCCACGGCACTGAGATGGCAGGCATCATGGCAGCATCATGGAATGATTTCGGCATTGACGGGGTGTTCCCGAGAATGAAGATACTGCCAGTAAAAGTGCTGGATAATCAGGGATATGGCTGTTATGCATTGCTCGTTCAGGGTATCTACTATGCAATTGAGCATGGAGCGAACATCATCAACATCAGCGCTGCTGGTCATGGTTATTCGGAAATGCTGAAACTGGCAATAGGAGCAGCTCTGAGAAGTGGTTGTACTGTAGTCGCTGCTGCCGGAAATGAGGGTAACAGCGAGCCTCTTTTTCCCGCATCTTACAACTATGTAATTTCTGTCGGTGCCAGCGGGCCTGACGGATTGGCCTGGTCTGGGTCAACCATGAATTCAGCAGTGGATTTCCTGGCTCCTGGAGTGGACATACCCGCTCTTCTGCCAGGAAATAAATATGGCACAACCACAGGCACGTCAGCGGCAGCGGCTCATGTCAGCGGGCTGTCTGCAGCGATTTCCCTTATCCAGGGCAGTGCTGATTATGATCAAGTACTGGCAGGACTAAGAGTTCTGAGCGATGAGCACAAAAATCTGTATCTCTCAGGCTTGCCGGTGCCGGTAATCATGGGAACTGAAGAAGTGGATGATACTACTGAATCTACCCTGGGATTCACATTCGAAGAAGATGCAATGCTGAAATTCTGTCTTCATATGGACTCTGATAAATACGGTGAATGGAGATGTGTACATCAATACATTTCTGGAAAAGCAAAGGAATTAATTATTTCATACTCTCAGAAAATGAATGAAGAATTTACAAAGTATATTGGTGATGAATTTCCATATAAATATATTATCGATAAGCCTTATCAAGAGATAGACGAAGCAAATCATGAGGTATCGGAAGTAATGAAACCGACCCAGTGCATATTAAAAACATTTACAGGAGGTACTCATCCCAAAAACACCGAAGATACAACCACTACTGATCCAGTAAGACCTCTGGATAATTCACCTACTCCCTTTTCCAAAATCAATTATGACAAATTCAAGAGCAATGACCATGATGCTCAGATAGAAGCGATCTCAGGCAATGACGATATCATCGAAGGTTCGATGGAAGAAGATATGTTTTATTGGTCAAAAGATTTGACCCAAGGTCCTTTTCTCAATGCACCAAAATCAGATCATCTGGACAATCTGGAACTTAACGCTTTAAGAGTAGTAGGCCATCATTTCTGGAGAGACAAGGAAAGAGAAGCAGGAAATTTCGATGCAGGCTTAAAAAAAGGGATTCCTAATTCTCATGCTGAATGCAACTATTCTGGTCCTCCAGTTGTGGCCCTCAGCATGTGGACAGAGGCCGTGGCATGCTATGACAAAAATCCTGCCAAGGCTTATTATCTTCTTGGCAGAGTGGCACATCTACTGCAGGATATGACTACACCAGCGCATGTGCACAACGATGCCCATAACTCTGCATTTTGGGGTGGACTGGATTCATATGAGGAGTGGGCAGGAAAAGTTAATAATGAAAATAAAGTTTATAATTATGTTGCTTATTGTAACTCGGATTGTCAGAAGGCGAATGACTGCGTGGCGAATTTTAAGGTCTACAAAACAGCCAAAGATTTGTCGCATTGTGGTTTTACGATCACCGAATCCGACTGGGGAGATAGCAAGAAAATACCAGACTTGTGGAAGCTGTTTTATGTGGTAGCCGAATTCACAGATGATTATTCGAGCGATGGAGGCACAAAAGCTGGACCAGAAGGTAGCGATAAAATTCCGGGTGATTTATCGGATTCAGAGTTGAGAGCAAGAGGTAACAACCTTATACCACTGGCAGTGGCTGCAACGGCTGAGCTGTATAAGATGTTCTGGAAGGCGACGCATCCGGAATTGTCCGCTTACATTTCTCCAAAATCACCTAATTCATTCTGGGATGCACATGCTAATGACCCTGATTTGTGGCGCTTTCGGTCGTTTGATATTTGGCAAGGAAAGTATGGAGAATGGAGCTCTTGGATGCCACAAAATGAAAAAGTCAATGTGGCAAAAGGGGATTATGAAATCGAAGCCAAAGATTGTTCCTCAGCCTTAGAATCTTATTATTGGATGAATGAAAAAAACAATAAAAAAATTGTAAATGTAAAAATGGGCACACCTGTAGAATTGAACTACCAGAGAATTTTTAAAGTAACTGTTAATTATTCACCAAAAGAAGCTTTTAGAGAATCATATCCTTGTCAAATATCTGCTTACAGCCATTATAGTAAAAACAGTCCGTCCTCAGAGCAATATTCCGGTTTTCTTAGTGGTACTGTACTTGATATACCTGAATCTGCACCTGAACTTATAGTATCGTTTGGCGAAACAACACAGGATTTTATTTCTCCTAGAGGTAAAGGAATCTTGAACTCTTTTAACAGAGAGAGTGTGGTTCCCATAGTAATAACGAAAAGTCAAATACTACCAACATTCAGTTGTACAGATCGTCCCAGGGCTTTTGTCACCTATTTTCCAATGAGTGTTTACTATAGTGGTGGATGGGTTTTAAGTCCTATAAAACCTGATGATACAAGTGGCTATTGGCAGAGAGCTGGGACTTATGCACCACTTGGTGAATATATCAATAAAGATTTTAAGATCTGGTTTAGAGATGTGGGGGGATACATTGCTCCTGAACCAATCACCTTCAATATCTCGACAGTAAATGCAGACGGTTCCCCCAGCAATGTCAAAGAGCAAAAATTCATGAATAATGTTTATACAAAACGCTCCAGGTATCAACCGAAAGATTTGCAAAATGATACTGAAAATTCAGGAGAGTACCAAATTTTGTATGTATCTATTGAACCTGCAATAGCTGTATGCGATGGAGCACACTGGAGATTTGTAGGCGAACAAAACTGGAGAATCCGCCAGGGTAGTGAACTTATACCTAGAGGGCAGGATTTTACTGTAGAATTTCAGAAAATCCCCGGATATTCTTTACCAGATCCAGTTTCTGGAACTATTGAGAACGATGATATCAAAATAACAGCTACTTATAACGACATAAGATATCCTCTTATTGTCAATATCACTCCCCCTTTAGCAAAGCAAGATTATGCGGAATGGAGTTTAGCAGGAACAGCTGACTGGTATAGTTCAGGAAAAAGTGTTTTGATCGAATCCGGTGCAACTTACGATATTGAATTCAAGCACCTTACCGGCTGGACTGCTCCGGTTAATGTCAGTGGAACTATGGGAAGTACGACTGAGGTAATCAGTGTAACTTATTCGCCTGTTTACCATCACCTCACAGTCACAGCGCTCAACGACAACATGCCAAGTTCGGCCAAATGGCAGTTGAATGGCACAGGGGAGTCATATGACCTTGGTCATTCAGTAACATACCAGGATGGACATGAATTCCTGATCCATTTTTCATTTGTGCCTGGATTTTATCAGCAACCTGATTATCAAGGCGTAATGAGCGACACAAATGAAACTGTCGAAGTGCTTTATACTATCCAGGGTAATACCATTGAAGTTACCCTTGGTCCTGAAAAGATTGCAAACCTTGCTTACTGGCGGCTTATAGGTGACACATTCTGGAAAGCAAATGGCGATAATTTTGTCAAAAGACCTGGCGAGACATATGAAATTGAATTTTCTCTTGTTTCAGGATATACGAAACCAGCTAATTGTATCGGCACTATGAATGAGACAACAATTCTTCCTTTTACATATGAAGTACTTTCTGCCACATGGACTCTTGAGACTTCTGAAGCTACCTTTTCCCCACGTTACGGCTATTCTCTCGCAGGCATTACTGACAGCGTTTATTTGATCGGCGGCACTGACGGAACCACTGAGTTAAAGGATGTCTGGAAAACAAAGAATGGAACAAACTGGACTTCAGTAACCGCTGCAGCTCCATTTTCAGCCCGCCACAATCAGGAAACAGTATTTTTTAGCAGTAAAATGTGGGTAATAGGTGGAGTTATCGGAAACACCCCTGAGGCAAACATCTGGAGCTCAACTGACGGAAAATCATGGACGAGCACTGCTATAACATCTCAACCGAATCCACTCGCGAACAAACAGGACTTCCAGGCTGTTGTTTTTGGGAAATACTGCTACATCATTGGCGGGCAGACAAGCGACGGTTATACCAATGAAGTCTGGCAGTCTGCCAACATGACTGGATGGACCAAGGTCACCAGCACCAAACTCTTCACACCTCGGGCAATGCACAAGTGCATTGTCCAGGAAGACAAGCTTTTCCTGTTCGGCGGAGTGGGAGCAAACGGCTACTGCCAGGACATCTGGTATACGACAGACGGCATCAACTGGAATGCCTGGATAGTGCCAGAAATGGGTTTGAAGCATGGTTTCTCACTCTGTTCATATCTGAACAAGATCCGCCTGGCAGGCGGATTCGGAGTTGACACTGAAGGGAATTTCCTCTGGAATGATGCCTGGTCTTCTTTCAATGGCTTTGACTGGAAAACAGACAGCACGAATACCGGCCTTGGCATCAGGACAGGGCATCAGGCCTTTATCATGGCTGACAAGATGTGGGTTGTCGGAGGCATGACCTGGGATGGAACAAAATACGTGCCACAGAACGATGTCTGGTCCTGCTCCCTTGACCACAGCAACCTGACTGTAGCCATTGATCCGCCTGCGGCAGTGACAGCAGGAGCCAAGTGGAGATTCGAATACGGCAAATGGCGTACAAATGAAGTTTTTACCATGGAAGTCGGCACTGCCTATACGATGGAATGCAATACAGTTCCTTATTACTGGCCTACGCAGGAGATAACCACAGGCGAAATTACAGGCATTAATAAAACCGCCACCCACGGTTACAGCAAAGGCAATCTCACGGTAAACATCACGCCAGAAGCGGCAATTGTGGACAAAGCGCGGTGGAAACTCACCAGCGAGACTGAATGGCGTGAGAGCGGCGACAGCGTATACATCGCCATTGGCAAGAAATACCAGGTTATGTTCAGGCCTATTGATGGCTGGACAACACCTATACCTCAACCGACTACCCTGGTAGCTATGGGAACCGCCGTAGTTCCAGCGAAAACAGGCACGTATGCCAAAATCAACCACAATGTCACAGTGAAACTTGCTCCCCCTGCCGTAGCAACTGCTGGGAAATGGATGATCAATTCAGACAATGTCTGGCGTGCCAGTGGTACCCTTGTCGCATGTCAGGATTATCACACTTATGAAATACGTTTCAAGGATGTGGCTGAATTTAACACTCCTGCAGACTTCATTGGAAAGCTCGGCACAAGTGCAGTCACCATCACAAGCACCTATGAAGTCAGTAATCCAGGCAAGCATGCCTTGACAGTTACTCTCACACCTTCAGCCGTTGTAGCAGATGGTGGATGGAAACTGACCGGCGAAGTCGAATGGCGCTCATCAGGAAGTTCAGTGCTGGTATCGGAAAACACTGGCTATATTGTAGTGTTCAAGGAAGTCCCTGGATACACGGCTCCGGCACCTGCCGGCGGCACAATGCTCAAAGTTCCTCTGACACTCCCAGCCAGTTCCAGCACCTATCAGCCCCGCCATTATATTTTGACAGTGAATACCCTGCCAAGCACAGGACAGTGGAAACGATCCATAGACACTACCTGGAAAGCATCAGGTGCCACTGCCGAAATAATCCAGGGGACAGGCTACAAGGTGAATTTCAATGTTTTGACAGGATTTTACAAACCAGCGGACGTTTCAGTGGAAGTAGATTGCCAGAGTCAGACTCTTTCCGCTGAATACATACCCAAGACCCAGGTTTCTAAATATGCCTATGTGGTGAATTACGGACCTGACAATCTGTCTGTAATCAATCTGGCTACCAATAAAGTCGTGAGCACGATCGCTGTCGGCAAGGCCCCTTTATCTGCAGCAGCCACTCCTGCAGGAGACCAGGTGTATGTGGCCAATGCAGGGGGCAGCAGCCTGTCTGTGATCGCCACTGCCACCAACACAGTGGCAGCCACGATCAACATTACCTATCCCAGGTTCGCGAGAAGCAATCCCAACGGAAAGACAATCTATGTGACCTATGCGAGCGGATCGATCGAAGCGATCGACATTGCGACCAAAACAGTGAAAGCTGCAGTGCTCTATTCAGGGAAATGCCGTTATCTCGCCTTCAGCCCTGCAGGGGACAAACTGTATGCAGCAGGCAACATGAGTCCTGTTATCCATGTGGTAAATACAGCTACAAATATAGAGACAGATTCGATGGAAGTACCCGGTTATCCGGCTCAGATCGAGATAGCTGAATCAGGGGAAAAAGCCTATGTAAACCTGCCCTGGGAACACAAAATTCTGGTGATCAATCTATCCGACAAGAGCTCATCAGAGATCCAACTGGCCGGAGTCTCCTCAGACATGGCGCTTTCACCTGATTCGCAATTCCTGTATGTTCCGTATCAGGACCTGGGCGTGATTGAGGTGATCGAGACTGCAGGCAATTCTTTAGTCAAGACAATCTATGACAGCGGCAGGGGCACTTATGCGATCGCTTTTTCCTATGACGGCACCAAGGCATACGCGACCAATTGTCAGAATGACCAGGTGCTGGTGATCAATAGCCTTACCCATACCATTGCAAGTACGATTTCCCTTCCTGCAGGAAGCAGCCCTGTGGCGATTGCAATTTCAGGCACATATGCCACGACCCTGCAGCTGTCATCTCTCTCACTTTCGGATTCCAGAAAAAACCTGTACGTGAACCAGGCTCTGGACCTGTCAGGTATCACAGTAACGGCGAAATACGACGATCTGAGCGAAAAGGCAGTCACAGGAACCTGGGAGATTAGATCAGGTAGCGGAACCATTGCGAATAAAAAATATACTGCTTCTGCGACACCAAGCACAGTCACGCTTGTCTGCAGATACGGAGAATCAGGGGTCACAAAAGAAGCTGAATGCACAGTCACTGTCGGCACTGTCAATCATTACCTGACAGTCAATTTATCGCCTGCAGAAGCAATCACAGGCGGAGCCATGTGGAAGCTGCTCTCTGACGGCGTCTGGAGAACAAGCGGCAGCTCTGTATCTCTGCCAGAAGGGCAGGCTTACACGATCGGATACAAGTGGGTCACAGGATTCAGCTCTCCTGCCAATCTGACCGGGACTATGGGCACAGTTGAAACCACGGCAAATGGAGATTATCAGCCTGCAGCAGCAGGTTCCCAGTATGCGTATGTCGCTGTTTCGAACAGCAATGAAGTTTCCGTGATTGATGTGGCTGCAGGCTCAGTGATCAAAAATATCCCTGTAGGATCAGGCCCGACGAAAACCCTGGCCACACAGGACGGGAAATTCGTTTATGCATACGTCATCGGATAA